A single Pseudodesulfovibrio aespoeensis Aspo-2 DNA region contains:
- a CDS encoding class II glutamine amidotransferase domain-containing protein, which produces MCRLFALTSRDPVSPMLAIDALNVMKEGHDGSGVGLYLSGLGGPFGEMRESPILSGIFTEAGLGRLDEYMEGRGFKPKRSVLFMPKSAPPTGTPRRGTYAAIAYEPPAAWADMSDDERGGLLVRTRLGLRAEGERTGDMMAFSLWPDTIMIKEVGDPLEMGSYLELGREELHARRILAQGRQNTNYAINLYACHPFFIEGISTMTNGENTAFVPIREYLMSRGVEGYSGYQSDSEVFTHIAHFATRKLGLNIRAYKHVITPLSDDEMRTHQDREFLVSLKRSCRKLIIDGPNCVIGCLPDGTMFMVQDRKKLRPGVVGGNPQTGIFAFSSEICGLNAAIPDRDRSKDFQPMHLDTAIVGPDCREVVQCSQNDPLPLQR; this is translated from the coding sequence ATGTGCCGTTTATTTGCGCTCACGAGCCGCGATCCGGTGTCTCCCATGCTTGCCATCGACGCCCTCAATGTAATGAAGGAAGGGCATGACGGTTCCGGCGTGGGGCTGTACCTCAGCGGGCTAGGCGGCCCCTTCGGGGAGATGAGAGAGTCCCCGATCCTCTCGGGCATTTTCACCGAGGCCGGGCTGGGCCGTCTGGATGAATACATGGAGGGCCGGGGCTTCAAACCCAAACGTAGCGTGCTTTTCATGCCCAAGTCAGCGCCGCCGACAGGCACGCCCAGGCGCGGCACCTACGCCGCCATCGCCTACGAGCCGCCTGCCGCATGGGCGGACATGTCCGACGACGAGCGCGGCGGGCTTCTGGTCCGGACCCGGCTCGGCCTGCGCGCCGAGGGCGAGCGGACCGGCGACATGATGGCCTTCTCGCTGTGGCCCGACACCATCATGATCAAGGAAGTGGGCGACCCCCTGGAAATGGGCAGCTACCTGGAGCTTGGCCGCGAGGAGCTCCACGCCCGGCGCATCCTGGCCCAGGGCAGGCAGAACACCAACTACGCCATCAACCTCTATGCCTGCCATCCCTTCTTCATCGAAGGCATCAGCACCATGACCAACGGCGAGAACACCGCCTTTGTGCCCATCAGGGAATACCTCATGTCGCGCGGGGTGGAGGGCTACTCCGGCTACCAGTCCGATTCCGAGGTCTTCACCCACATCGCCCATTTCGCGACCCGCAAGCTGGGCCTCAACATCCGCGCCTACAAGCACGTCATCACCCCCTTGAGCGACGATGAGATGCGCACCCACCAGGACAGGGAGTTCCTCGTCAGCCTCAAGCGGTCATGCCGCAAGCTGATCATCGACGGCCCCAACTGCGTCATCGGCTGCCTGCCCGACGGCACCATGTTCATGGTGCAGGACCGCAAGAAACTGCGCCCCGGCGTGGTGGGCGGCAATCCGCAGACCGGCATCTTCGCCTTCTCGTCCGAGATCTGCGGGCTCAACGCCGCCATCCCCGACCGTGACAGAAGCAAAGATTTTCAACCCATGCATCTCGATACCGCAATCGTCGGACCCGATTGCCGGGAGGTTGTCCAATGCTCTCAGAACGACCCGTTACCCCTGCAACGCTAG
- a CDS encoding type II toxin-antitoxin system HicB family antitoxin has product MQYVAIFEKEKHGYSVTFPDFPDCTTFGDDLDEAVDQAHEALSLYIEFFLEEGGELPAPMSKKDVAALPGSAGKKAINITVQAEDGDFVEIGVVMHAYLLGRIEKYCRQYGISPADFLGVAARHALKSDPFSE; this is encoded by the coding sequence ATGCAATACGTCGCCATTTTTGAAAAGGAAAAGCACGGCTATTCCGTGACATTCCCCGACTTTCCCGACTGCACTACCTTTGGCGATGACCTGGACGAGGCCGTGGATCAGGCCCATGAGGCGCTCTCGCTCTACATCGAGTTTTTTCTGGAAGAGGGTGGGGAGCTGCCCGCGCCCATGTCCAAGAAGGATGTGGCCGCCCTGCCCGGCAGTGCGGGCAAGAAGGCCATCAACATCACCGTGCAGGCCGAAGACGGCGATTTCGTCGAGATCGGGGTGGTCATGCACGCCTACCTGCTCGGACGCATCGAGAAATACTGCCGCCAGTACGGCATCTCGCCCGCCGACTTCCTGGGGGTGGCCGCCCGGCACGCCCTCAAGTCCGACCCGTTCTCCGAATAA
- a CDS encoding RrF2 family transcriptional regulator, with protein sequence MKLSARSRYAARLLLALAMHKGDGPVRTSDLADRTGITAQFIEQIIRPLKQAGMVASVRGASGGHLLDRQPAAITLGEIVRTMEGSANIASCLDCDTACDRTGDCLTRTAWERASRAMERELDAITLADLMPGGDCCATPCADIS encoded by the coding sequence ATGAAACTCTCCGCACGCTCCCGCTACGCCGCACGACTCCTGCTCGCCCTCGCCATGCACAAAGGCGACGGACCGGTGCGCACCTCGGATCTGGCCGACCGCACCGGCATCACGGCCCAGTTCATCGAGCAGATCATCCGCCCGCTCAAGCAGGCGGGCATGGTTGCTTCGGTGCGCGGCGCATCCGGCGGCCACCTGCTCGACAGGCAGCCCGCAGCCATTACCCTGGGCGAGATCGTCCGGACCATGGAGGGCTCGGCCAACATCGCGAGCTGCCTCGACTGCGACACCGCCTGCGACCGCACGGGCGACTGCCTGACCAGAACCGCCTGGGAGCGGGCCTCGCGCGCCATGGAACGCGAACTGGACGCCATCACCCTGGCCGACCTGATGCCCGGCGGTGACTGCTGCGCCACCCCCTGCGCCGACATCTCCTGA
- the mltA gene encoding murein transglycosylase A has translation MTLRLFPAFALVLLLAVFASGCAKGVPAPETGAKPAPVKDMTPAYALLGDAEAAGLAASLSVRVQGLGSWTALRPGLEDSLRYILRRPQNAVCVSRPGLTLTWAQLGDGVAELIGLLPGLDADPGLVAERFAWLRVEPGTLLTGYYEPWLEASLTPGGEYKYPLYAQPDDLKTVDLGKFHPRWQGQSLVYRVGQEGIEPYHDRAAIDAKSALAGRGHEIAWVKDPVDIFFLQVQGSGRLVLPDGSVRHILYGGRNGREYVSIGKVLINQGHVPREEMSMQRIREFLSANPDKAGEVMFANPSYVFFRLSDVGPFGAMNTILTPRVSVAVDRAMTPLGSVLALKTSLMDYATGQSEPFMSLVLAQDTGGAIQGTRMDLFCGSGSEAETLAGHLQEQSEVFMLVSRRVLDARTDQTSASVN, from the coding sequence ATGACGCTCCGACTGTTCCCGGCCTTTGCCCTGGTTCTGCTGCTGGCGGTGTTTGCGTCTGGCTGCGCCAAAGGGGTGCCTGCCCCGGAGACTGGGGCGAAACCGGCCCCGGTAAAGGACATGACCCCGGCCTACGCCCTGCTGGGCGATGCCGAGGCCGCCGGGCTGGCCGCGTCCCTGTCCGTCCGGGTCCAGGGGCTCGGTTCGTGGACCGCGCTCCGTCCCGGTCTGGAGGACAGTCTGCGCTATATACTCAGGCGGCCCCAGAACGCGGTCTGCGTCAGCCGACCCGGTCTGACCCTGACCTGGGCGCAGCTTGGCGACGGCGTGGCCGAGCTCATCGGGCTGCTGCCCGGGCTTGATGCTGACCCCGGCCTGGTCGCCGAGCGGTTCGCCTGGCTCAGGGTCGAGCCGGGCACGCTCCTGACAGGGTATTACGAGCCCTGGCTGGAGGCCTCGCTGACCCCCGGCGGGGAATACAAGTATCCCCTGTACGCGCAGCCGGACGATCTGAAGACCGTGGACCTGGGCAAGTTTCATCCGCGTTGGCAGGGGCAGTCCCTGGTCTATCGCGTGGGGCAGGAGGGCATTGAGCCGTACCATGACCGGGCGGCCATAGACGCCAAGAGTGCGCTGGCGGGCAGGGGGCACGAGATTGCCTGGGTCAAGGACCCGGTGGACATCTTCTTTTTGCAGGTCCAGGGTTCGGGGCGGCTGGTGCTGCCGGACGGATCGGTGCGGCACATCCTGTATGGCGGGCGCAACGGGCGCGAGTACGTGTCCATAGGCAAGGTGCTCATCAACCAGGGCCATGTGCCCAGGGAGGAGATGAGCATGCAGCGCATCAGGGAGTTCCTGAGCGCCAACCCGGACAAGGCGGGCGAAGTGATGTTCGCCAACCCGAGCTATGTCTTTTTTCGTCTCTCGGATGTCGGGCCGTTCGGGGCCATGAATACCATCCTGACCCCGCGCGTGAGCGTGGCCGTGGACCGGGCCATGACCCCGCTGGGGTCGGTGCTCGCCCTCAAAACCTCGCTCATGGATTATGCCACCGGCCAGTCCGAGCCGTTCATGTCCCTTGTCCTGGCCCAGGACACGGGCGGGGCCATCCAGGGAACGCGCATGGACCTCTTTTGCGGATCAGGCAGCGAGGCCGAGACCCTGGCCGGACATCTTCAGGAGCAATCCGAGGTCTTCATGCTCGTCAGCAGGCGGGTTCTCGACGCGCGGACGGATCAGACCTCTGCCTCGGTCAACTAG
- a CDS encoding AI-2E family transporter: MSGLNGSSSLLDGGIYKVFFILLLLFALYLGFSIVEPFLHTMIFSTVLAVLFSPVFAWVLPAVKGHRNIASLITVAIIVFCLLLPMTFLVMALISQGVESLVTLNAWVAKGGLDSLASSERLEGYLLWFQRELPFLRISEIDLQASIIQYSRDFAQLMIGAGTELVRNAAILVLHFLLMVFILFYFMRDGAKMVAYVKLLSPLRPRQEDYIIDSLRRVARGVLMGCLLVAVLQGLAGGAGLAVVGIPAFFWGAMMALASLIPVLGTGLVWVPAVGFLLLSGQWKEATLLALWCGIVVVGIDTILRPIFMREASRVSTFYIFLAILGGVYTFGMLGIFYGPLILSLVMVMLQIYVEEYAEDLKDCEE, translated from the coding sequence ATGAGCGGTTTGAATGGATCTTCGTCTCTGCTTGATGGCGGCATCTACAAGGTGTTTTTCATCCTGCTGCTGCTTTTTGCGCTGTATCTCGGTTTTTCCATAGTCGAGCCCTTTTTGCACACCATGATCTTTTCCACGGTCCTGGCCGTGCTCTTCTCGCCGGTGTTCGCCTGGGTGCTGCCTGCGGTCAAGGGCCATCGAAACATAGCCTCGCTGATCACAGTGGCCATCATCGTCTTCTGCCTGCTCCTGCCCATGACGTTTCTGGTCATGGCTCTCATCAGCCAGGGCGTGGAATCCCTGGTGACCCTGAACGCCTGGGTGGCCAAGGGCGGGCTGGACTCCCTGGCCAGCAGCGAGAGGCTGGAGGGGTATCTGCTGTGGTTTCAGCGGGAGTTGCCGTTCCTGCGCATCAGCGAGATTGATCTCCAGGCCAGCATCATCCAGTATTCAAGGGATTTCGCCCAGCTCATGATCGGCGCAGGCACTGAACTGGTCAGGAACGCGGCCATTCTGGTGCTTCATTTCCTGCTCATGGTCTTCATCCTCTTTTATTTCATGCGCGACGGGGCCAAGATGGTGGCCTACGTCAAGCTCCTCTCCCCCCTGCGACCCAGGCAGGAGGACTACATCATCGACAGCCTCAGGCGGGTGGCGCGGGGGGTGCTCATGGGCTGCCTGCTCGTGGCTGTGCTCCAAGGGTTGGCGGGCGGTGCCGGGCTGGCCGTGGTCGGCATCCCGGCCTTTTTCTGGGGGGCGATGATGGCGCTGGCCTCGCTCATTCCGGTGCTGGGCACCGGGCTGGTCTGGGTGCCTGCCGTGGGCTTCCTCCTCCTGTCAGGGCAGTGGAAGGAAGCCACCCTGCTGGCCCTGTGGTGCGGCATAGTCGTGGTCGGCATCGACACCATCCTGCGGCCCATTTTCATGCGAGAGGCGTCCCGCGTGTCCACCTTCTACATTTTTCTGGCCATCCTCGGCGGCGTGTACACCTTCGGGATGCTTGGGATCTTCTACGGTCCGCTCATCCTGAGTCTGGTCATGGTCATGCTGCAGATATATGTCGAGGAATACGCCGAAGACCTCAAGGATTGCGAGGAATGA
- a CDS encoding transporter substrate-binding domain-containing protein, with product MKRVLGLVAALATLVFLVACGQQPEQQAGAPAPKQDMNVRLELSKASALEKIMQRGTLRVGLEAGYMPFEMTDKKGNIVGFDVDMVTEMAKAMGVKLELVNTAWDGIIPALLSDKFDIIASGMTVNQERNLKINFADPYIIVGQTALINAVDADKITSWKDLNAEGITITSKLGTTGEQAVKRLMPKATYKSFETESEAMLEVLNGKATATVYDLPMTSIFYAERGKEGGMKFLSEPFTYEPLGWAINKGDPDFLNWLNNFLRQTKNDGRYEAIYTKWFGSNDWLQDVQ from the coding sequence ATGAAACGCGTACTCGGCCTTGTGGCGGCCCTAGCCACCCTCGTTTTTCTCGTCGCCTGTGGCCAGCAGCCCGAGCAGCAGGCCGGAGCCCCGGCCCCCAAGCAGGACATGAACGTCCGTCTGGAACTGAGCAAGGCTTCCGCCCTTGAGAAGATCATGCAGCGCGGCACCCTGCGCGTGGGCCTCGAAGCGGGCTACATGCCCTTTGAGATGACCGACAAGAAAGGCAACATCGTCGGCTTCGACGTGGACATGGTCACCGAAATGGCCAAGGCCATGGGTGTCAAGCTGGAACTGGTCAACACCGCCTGGGACGGCATCATCCCGGCCCTGCTCTCCGACAAGTTCGACATCATCGCCTCCGGCATGACCGTCAACCAGGAGCGCAACCTGAAGATCAATTTCGCCGACCCGTACATCATCGTTGGCCAGACCGCCCTGATCAACGCCGTGGACGCGGACAAGATCACCAGTTGGAAAGATCTGAACGCCGAAGGCATCACCATCACCTCCAAGCTCGGCACCACCGGCGAACAGGCTGTCAAGCGGCTGATGCCCAAGGCCACCTACAAGTCCTTTGAGACCGAGTCCGAGGCCATGCTTGAAGTCCTCAACGGCAAGGCGACCGCCACGGTTTACGACCTGCCCATGACCTCCATCTTCTACGCCGAGCGCGGCAAGGAAGGCGGCATGAAGTTCCTGAGCGAACCCTTCACCTACGAGCCCCTGGGCTGGGCCATCAACAAGGGCGACCCGGACTTCCTGAACTGGCTCAACAACTTCCTGCGCCAGACCAAGAACGATGGCCGCTACGAAGCCATCTATACCAAGTGGTTCGGGAGCAACGACTGGCTCCAGGACGTCCAGTAA
- a CDS encoding amino acid ABC transporter permease, protein MNDITQTLARGIPSRNTLWKLLFIAGLSALCFGFYIATEQANYIWHWNRIPRYFYYTETINVRAEIEGRVSKITHKGNDAVVIVEGDGASEFYAVPGSDLKISENDTLYMGDIIGTYQEGRPGLMTEGMLITIEISIIAIAFGIVLGLFTGLARISSNPCLKWSAITYIELIRGSPLLVQLLIAYYVIGTLINNLLVNAGLPQVPGMWFGIASLAIFAGAYVAEIVRAGIQSIHKGQSEAARSLGMTKAMAMRKIILPQAFRRILPPLAGQFISLIKDSSLLGVIAIRELTKATREAVTTSLMPYELYFVCGLMYLLVTFSLSMFVQYLEKRSVE, encoded by the coding sequence ATGAACGACATCACCCAGACCCTCGCCAGAGGCATTCCGAGCCGGAATACCCTCTGGAAGCTCCTGTTTATCGCGGGCCTCTCGGCCCTGTGCTTCGGCTTCTACATCGCCACGGAGCAGGCCAACTACATCTGGCACTGGAACCGGATTCCCCGATATTTCTATTACACCGAAACCATCAACGTCCGCGCCGAGATCGAGGGCAGGGTCTCCAAGATCACCCACAAGGGCAACGACGCGGTGGTCATCGTCGAGGGAGACGGCGCCTCCGAATTCTACGCGGTTCCCGGCTCGGACCTGAAGATATCCGAAAACGACACCCTGTACATGGGCGACATCATCGGCACGTATCAGGAGGGCAGACCGGGGCTCATGACCGAGGGCATGCTCATCACCATCGAGATAAGCATCATCGCCATCGCCTTCGGCATCGTGCTTGGCCTGTTCACGGGGTTGGCCAGGATATCGAGCAACCCGTGCCTCAAATGGTCGGCCATCACCTACATCGAACTCATCCGGGGCTCGCCCCTGCTTGTCCAGCTCCTGATCGCGTACTACGTCATCGGCACGCTGATAAACAACCTGCTCGTCAACGCAGGCCTGCCGCAGGTGCCGGGAATGTGGTTCGGCATTGCCTCGCTAGCCATTTTTGCCGGGGCCTACGTGGCCGAGATCGTGCGGGCGGGCATCCAGTCCATCCACAAGGGCCAGAGCGAGGCAGCGCGCTCCCTGGGCATGACCAAGGCCATGGCCATGCGCAAGATCATCCTGCCCCAGGCGTTCCGGCGCATCCTGCCGCCGCTGGCAGGACAGTTCATCAGCCTGATCAAGGACTCCTCGCTACTCGGCGTCATCGCCATCCGCGAGCTGACCAAGGCCACCCGCGAGGCCGTGACCACGAGCCTGATGCCCTACGAGCTTTATTTCGTATGCGGCCTGATGTATCTCCTGGTCACCTTCAGCCTGTCCATGTTCGTCCAGTATCTTGAAAAGAGGTCGGTGGAATAA
- a CDS encoding amino acid ABC transporter ATP-binding protein, whose product MIDVKNIYKTFFVPHEVQALHNVSYHVNSGDVVVVIGPSGSGKSTFLRCLNRLEKANKGHITIDGVNVLDPKTDINKVRMEVGMVFQSFNLFPHLTVLENVTVGQVSVRKRRKLDAIENAMDLLNKVGIHEKASNYPSQLSGGQQQRVAIARALAMDPKVMLFDEPTSALDPEMVGEVLEVMKTLAKEGMTMVVVTHEMGFAREVADHVVFMDEGKIVEVGPPEHFFTNPTHDRTKLFLSQIL is encoded by the coding sequence ATGATAGATGTCAAGAACATATACAAGACCTTCTTCGTCCCCCACGAGGTGCAGGCCCTGCACAACGTCTCGTATCATGTCAATTCGGGCGACGTGGTTGTGGTCATCGGCCCTTCGGGCTCGGGCAAGTCCACCTTCCTGCGCTGCCTGAACAGGCTGGAGAAGGCCAACAAGGGACACATCACCATCGACGGCGTGAATGTGCTTGATCCGAAAACCGACATCAACAAGGTGCGCATGGAGGTGGGCATGGTCTTCCAGTCCTTCAACCTCTTCCCGCACCTGACGGTGCTTGAAAACGTCACCGTAGGCCAGGTATCCGTCCGCAAACGCCGCAAACTTGACGCCATCGAGAACGCCATGGACCTGCTCAACAAGGTCGGCATCCACGAGAAGGCGAGCAACTATCCGTCCCAGCTCTCGGGCGGCCAGCAGCAGCGCGTGGCCATTGCCCGCGCCCTGGCCATGGACCCCAAGGTGATGCTCTTTGACGAGCCCACCAGCGCGCTCGACCCGGAAATGGTCGGCGAAGTGCTCGAAGTCATGAAGACCCTGGCCAAGGAAGGCATGACCATGGTGGTCGTCACCCACGAAATGGGCTTTGCCCGCGAAGTGGCGGACCACGTCGTCTTCATGGACGAAGGCAAGATAGTCGAGGTCGGCCCCCCCGAGCACTTCTTCACCAACCCCACCCACGACAGGACGAAATTGTTTTTGAGTCAGATATTGTAG
- a CDS encoding class I SAM-dependent methyltransferase, whose product MSKYTRPFLDYYQENSISPVSQDISNLQAHFARREALYRHLGIIPSFLRGLTILEFGPGSGHNALYTASLSPKRYVLVDGNPTGLEETRKNLQAAKTDVVVVESLIESFSTDERFDMVMCEGVLPWQKDPESMLRKVAEFVAPGGLLVVSCNNEISALSESLRRLQARLIIDKSLPLLDQAEQLKPVFRQDLESLNGMSRPHQDWILDQILQPFIGRCLTLENTIAALDDDYNTYCTSPHFLLDWAWYKEVPLRRMPANEFAISTIRRNNHNFLDYRVQLDPREEEGNILLDTLARQITEDGLLFETTGETTYLKSVRAKLSELVVQARTFSPVTAESLDNFCQGLGAWLDTGSFPELTAFKPLFGRGQQYISLIRKDR is encoded by the coding sequence ATGAGCAAATACACCCGACCATTTTTAGATTATTATCAAGAGAACAGCATTTCACCCGTTTCTCAGGACATCAGCAACCTCCAGGCGCATTTCGCCCGCCGTGAAGCGCTGTATCGGCACCTGGGAATCATCCCCTCCTTTCTCAGAGGACTCACAATCCTTGAGTTCGGACCGGGGAGTGGCCACAATGCGCTGTACACGGCAAGCCTTTCGCCCAAACGCTATGTTCTCGTTGACGGCAACCCGACAGGGTTGGAGGAAACCAGAAAAAACCTACAGGCAGCCAAAACGGATGTGGTTGTCGTCGAAAGCCTCATCGAGTCGTTTTCCACTGACGAACGATTTGACATGGTTATGTGCGAAGGCGTTCTCCCCTGGCAAAAAGACCCGGAATCAATGCTCAGGAAAGTCGCTGAGTTTGTCGCCCCCGGCGGACTTCTCGTCGTCAGTTGTAACAATGAGATTTCCGCCCTCAGCGAGAGCCTTCGACGTCTCCAGGCCCGTCTCATCATCGACAAAAGCCTGCCGCTTCTTGATCAAGCCGAGCAATTGAAACCCGTTTTCCGGCAGGATCTCGAATCCCTCAACGGGATGTCCAGACCACACCAGGACTGGATTCTTGATCAGATTTTGCAGCCTTTCATCGGGCGCTGCCTAACGCTGGAGAACACCATTGCCGCTCTGGACGACGACTACAATACGTACTGCACCTCGCCCCACTTTCTCCTGGACTGGGCATGGTACAAGGAAGTTCCGCTTCGTCGGATGCCAGCCAACGAATTCGCCATCAGCACAATCCGCCGGAACAATCACAACTTCCTTGACTATCGGGTACAACTTGATCCCCGCGAGGAAGAAGGAAACATTCTGCTCGACACCCTTGCCCGACAGATTACCGAAGACGGCCTTCTCTTTGAAACCACGGGCGAAACTACATACCTGAAATCCGTTCGCGCTAAGCTTTCCGAGCTTGTGGTCCAGGCACGCACCTTCTCGCCTGTGACCGCCGAGAGCCTCGACAACTTCTGCCAGGGCCTGGGCGCATGGCTCGATACCGGCTCCTTCCCGGAACTGACGGCCTTCAAACCACTCTTTGGGAGAGGCCAGCAGTATATTTCTTTAATAAGAAAAGACCGCTGA
- a CDS encoding TIGR04372 family glycosyltransferase, with translation MKNAPTYKMNLKWFRPLYFPILLPVALLIALYNKLSPIPFKIYVLRVDRVGQLAANQEEFCCHRDLGMLPKEYRVYIYRHRPSNTTLMNMWKRVLRVRQSALPLFDVCNKLGGLGITSMYIHRVTTGYDPNHLVEKTPQHIDFTQEEEREAQAQLSRLGIDMGKPMIPVLGRDSLYLKSIRETTDEDSYRNVDINTFIPAMEHLAARFNVIRMGHVAGTPLKTDTPGILDYSFCGGRTELLDIYISARCHFFFSTGTGLDSIASHCFRKPVLYVNLIPMEAAIAFNTNSLIIFKQLWHVENKRYLTLSEIFSLDIGLACTPRELSPHGVVAHDNSPEDITAVVVEMEARLDGTWERGEEGEALQARFWSHFKKKYPDSPPVSRIGTAFLRKYPHWLE, from the coding sequence ATGAAGAACGCCCCAACCTACAAAATGAACCTCAAGTGGTTCAGACCTCTGTATTTTCCCATTCTGCTTCCGGTGGCCTTGCTCATAGCGCTTTACAACAAGCTCTCGCCGATCCCGTTCAAAATTTACGTTTTGCGAGTCGACAGAGTGGGACAGTTGGCGGCCAACCAGGAAGAATTCTGTTGCCACAGAGACCTGGGCATGCTGCCAAAAGAGTACAGGGTCTATATCTACCGGCACCGCCCGAGCAACACGACCCTCATGAACATGTGGAAACGGGTTCTCCGGGTCAGGCAGTCGGCTCTTCCGCTCTTCGACGTGTGCAACAAACTCGGCGGACTCGGAATAACTTCAATGTACATCCACCGCGTGACCACTGGATACGACCCGAATCACTTGGTTGAAAAGACACCGCAGCACATCGACTTCACCCAGGAAGAGGAAAGAGAGGCGCAAGCACAGTTATCCCGGCTGGGCATCGACATGGGCAAACCAATGATCCCGGTGCTGGGACGCGACTCGCTCTATCTCAAAAGCATTCGAGAAACCACCGACGAAGACAGCTACAGAAACGTAGACATCAACACCTTCATCCCGGCCATGGAACACCTTGCCGCCCGGTTCAACGTCATCAGGATGGGCCATGTCGCAGGCACACCTCTCAAAACAGACACTCCGGGCATTCTGGACTACTCCTTCTGCGGCGGCAGGACCGAATTGCTGGACATCTACATTTCAGCCCGGTGCCATTTCTTCTTCAGTACCGGCACGGGACTTGATAGCATCGCCTCACACTGCTTTCGAAAACCGGTCCTGTATGTCAACCTGATTCCCATGGAGGCAGCCATTGCCTTCAACACGAATTCGCTGATTATCTTCAAGCAGTTATGGCATGTTGAAAACAAAAGGTATCTCACTCTGAGCGAAATATTCTCCCTGGACATAGGGCTTGCCTGCACACCACGGGAGCTTTCGCCCCACGGCGTGGTGGCTCACGACAACAGCCCTGAGGATATCACCGCTGTGGTTGTGGAAATGGAGGCGAGGCTGGACGGGACCTGGGAAAGGGGCGAAGAGGGCGAAGCACTCCAAGCGCGATTCTGGTCGCATTTCAAGAAGAAATATCCGGACTCTCCGCCGGTCTCCAGGATTGGAACGGCCTTTCTGCGAAAGTACCCGCACTGGCTCGAGTAA
- a CDS encoding class I SAM-dependent methyltransferase produces MSSVCRVCLSDKVVPFLPLGEQPNTMCLLRQGQQGQLMDLTLSLCETCGFVFIKTPSKREEFYDYVQLPTSMFPAEHIGEEIDEIVGEHLSSPSDMILEIACNDGYFLNALRKAGYENLYGIEPARHCAKEAVASGLNVRNVYFSKEEAERFVREHGHPRLVISRHVLEHVQELDSFVEGLSILMDDQTTLFLEVPDFAPVEERADFSSIWEQHVNYFDVESLRTLFGRFGIEIRKWRTVPFTGGSLITTSKRGKRVLTDGGRDQKRLAARLALRDRFLESMHAARECLKALRAQGKKIAGFGSGARCSGYLNFADVYQYIDYIVDEDPRKHGLFMPKSNLGIFPPDRLVTHPVDYCIVLPFNSKINEAKVMRKYQDFVDRGGRFIETWAQAEDGTTAVIKVVG; encoded by the coding sequence ATGAGTTCTGTTTGCAGAGTGTGCCTGTCTGACAAGGTCGTTCCCTTTTTGCCTTTGGGCGAGCAGCCCAACACCATGTGCCTGCTCAGGCAGGGGCAGCAGGGGCAGCTCATGGACCTGACGCTGTCTCTTTGCGAAACATGCGGGTTCGTTTTTATCAAGACGCCGTCGAAACGTGAAGAGTTCTATGATTATGTCCAACTCCCAACCTCCATGTTTCCGGCGGAGCATATCGGCGAAGAGATCGACGAGATAGTTGGGGAACATCTGTCTTCCCCGTCTGACATGATCCTGGAAATCGCCTGTAATGACGGATATTTTCTCAACGCATTGCGCAAGGCCGGGTACGAAAATCTCTATGGGATAGAGCCTGCGCGCCACTGCGCCAAAGAGGCGGTGGCGTCCGGACTGAACGTGCGCAATGTATATTTCTCCAAGGAAGAGGCCGAGCGTTTCGTCCGGGAGCATGGGCATCCCAGGCTCGTCATTTCCCGGCATGTCTTGGAACACGTTCAGGAGTTGGACTCTTTTGTCGAGGGACTTTCCATCCTCATGGACGACCAAACCACGCTCTTTCTTGAAGTGCCTGATTTTGCGCCGGTTGAGGAGCGGGCCGATTTCAGCAGTATATGGGAGCAGCATGTCAACTATTTTGATGTGGAGAGCCTGCGCACCCTGTTTGGCCGTTTCGGAATAGAGATCAGGAAGTGGCGGACAGTTCCCTTCACGGGCGGTTCGCTTATAACTACCTCAAAGCGCGGCAAGAGGGTCTTGACTGATGGCGGCCGCGATCAGAAACGTCTGGCGGCCCGTTTGGCGTTGCGCGACAGATTCCTTGAGAGCATGCATGCGGCCAGGGAGTGCCTGAAGGCTTTGCGTGCCCAAGGGAAAAAAATCGCTGGCTTCGGCTCGGGCGCCCGTTGCTCCGGATATCTGAATTTTGCAGATGTTTATCAGTACATTGACTACATTGTCGATGAAGATCCGCGCAAGCACGGCCTCTTCATGCCGAAATCCAATCTCGGAATATTCCCGCCAGACAGATTGGTCACGCATCCCGTTGACTATTGCATCGTCCTTCCATTCAATTCCAAGATCAATGAAGCCAAGGTGATGCGCAAGTATCAGGATTTCGTCGACAGGGGCGGGCGTTTCATCGAGACGTGGGCTCAGGCGGAAGACGGGACAACCGCAGTGATCAAAGTCGTCGGATAG